One window from the genome of Paraclostridium sordellii encodes:
- the mscL gene encoding large-conductance mechanosensitive channel protein MscL — translation MKKMIKEFKEFAVKGNILDLAVGVVVGGAFSKIVTSLVNDIIMPIVGILTGGINFSEYKIVLKEAVGKNPSVTLNIGNFIQTSVNFLIISFCIFLFIKALIKLKSTNDKEVSTTKEENLNKVSEEVLLLRDIKELLQK, via the coding sequence ATGAAAAAAATGATAAAAGAATTTAAGGAATTTGCTGTAAAAGGCAATATATTAGATCTTGCAGTTGGGGTTGTTGTAGGAGGGGCATTCTCTAAAATAGTTACATCTTTAGTTAATGATATAATCATGCCTATAGTAGGTATATTAACTGGTGGGATAAATTTTTCTGAATATAAAATAGTTTTAAAGGAAGCTGTTGGAAAAAATCCATCAGTTACCTTGAATATAGGTAATTTTATACAAACATCTGTAAATTTTTTAATAATATCATTTTGTATTTTTTTATTTATTAAAGCCCTAATAAAATTAAAAAGTACAAATGACAAAGAGGTATCAACTACTAAAGAAGAAAATTTAAATAAAGTTAGTGAAGAGGTTTTATTACTTAGAGATATAAAGGAGCTACTACAGAAATAA
- a CDS encoding HdeD family acid-resistance protein encodes MKKDSNLETTLILEGILFGIVGILFFINPIESYFSFTTVAGILLIIAGIFTIVRAFKTTEKAYYIFSGIINILFGLIVWFAPISTTETLILFYGIWAVIRGIYLFIISIKRKKIGFNFNTLYNVLLIVLGLLILANPIVTLLATPYIIGIYFIVSAICEIYLGFEV; translated from the coding sequence ATGAAAAAAGATTCAAATTTAGAAACAACATTAATTTTAGAAGGGATTTTATTTGGTATAGTAGGTATTTTATTTTTTATAAACCCAATAGAGTCTTACTTTAGTTTTACAACTGTAGCCGGTATATTACTTATAATAGCTGGTATATTTACAATTGTAAGAGCATTTAAAACTACAGAAAAAGCATACTATATATTCAGCGGGATTATAAATATTTTATTTGGGCTTATTGTTTGGTTTGCACCTATATCTACTACAGAAACATTAATTTTATTCTATGGTATATGGGCTGTAATAAGAGGTATTTATCTATTTATAATATCAATTAAAAGAAAAAAAATTGGATTTAATTTTAATACTTTGTATAATGTTTTACTTATAGTTCTTGGGCTATTAATTCTTGCAAATCCAATAGTAACATTACTAGCAACTCCATACATAATAGGTATATACTTTATAGTATCTGCTATATGTGAGATTTATTTAGGGTTTGAAGTTTAA
- a CDS encoding FUSC family protein, with product MKKLILSKTLLFIFILVFINLFISGFGSENTLIGVTVITAMLMLLERDLTISPIKNMLKFIFINVLLGILAFLSVQNIFLGILCNFLAIFIVGYIFSYDLRSPLYVAFGLQYLFMVSTPVTIDQLPMRMIALISGAVIIIVAQLIVNKNKLEKSSNKLLSSISNDILKKVELIKNNDFNLTNIDSKIDTSIKTLKKILYDNRKEDFFITPKGVSILNILFNFERISILLNNYKNNNDLVNEDSLDKMYIELKKLNLYISENSIENPISYDNLDCINLYEFYDSIESIYDSFQDYRQNEIKMNLEDKLDVPKEFKKLSVYKRNFNTNSTRFTYAFKVGLGIAIAGFIKDFFHLSEGRWIMFTVFALIQPYSEMCITKSKKRIVGTIVGCFIVFILFSIFKEKSIRGIIIILAGYTSSYTKDYRDLMICNTISAIGAICAFGPPQIFILNRFLFVILGMFIALIINKLILPYNAKNGYKSLINMYKEVISEMSLEIQLCVKDQSNLHKVKNLVLISTLIEDKIISMQDLVKDSNHNNLLRDKKIMMSNMYSLYLKLKSTKDKYDVESVITNPENAITLEKAKDMVIDNINSSNDKDNKIVYKNLLYILENNEDTKSYA from the coding sequence ATGAAAAAATTAATTTTATCAAAAACTCTATTGTTTATATTTATTCTAGTATTTATAAACTTATTTATATCGGGTTTTGGAAGTGAAAATACTCTAATAGGAGTTACGGTAATAACTGCAATGCTTATGCTTCTTGAAAGAGATTTAACTATATCCCCAATAAAAAATATGCTTAAATTTATATTCATTAATGTGCTTTTAGGCATACTAGCGTTTTTATCAGTACAAAATATATTCTTAGGAATATTATGTAACTTTTTAGCAATATTTATAGTTGGTTATATATTTAGTTATGATTTAAGAAGTCCACTTTACGTGGCATTTGGATTACAGTATTTATTTATGGTAAGTACTCCTGTAACTATAGACCAACTTCCAATGAGGATGATAGCCTTAATAAGTGGAGCAGTGATTATAATAGTAGCTCAGTTAATTGTAAATAAAAATAAACTAGAAAAATCTAGTAATAAGTTATTAAGTAGTATAAGTAATGATATATTAAAAAAAGTTGAACTTATAAAAAATAATGATTTTAATTTAACTAATATTGATTCAAAAATTGATACATCAATAAAAACATTAAAGAAAATACTTTATGACAACAGAAAAGAAGATTTTTTTATAACTCCAAAGGGAGTAAGTATTTTAAATATACTATTTAATTTTGAGAGAATTTCCATATTATTAAATAACTATAAGAATAATAATGATTTGGTAAATGAGGATTCTTTAGATAAAATGTATATAGAATTAAAAAAATTAAACTTATATATAAGTGAGAACTCAATAGAAAATCCCATTTCTTATGATAACTTAGATTGTATAAACCTATATGAATTTTATGACTCAATAGAAAGTATATATGATAGCTTTCAAGATTATAGACAAAACGAAATAAAAATGAATTTAGAAGATAAGCTAGATGTTCCAAAAGAATTTAAAAAACTATCAGTATATAAAAGAAATTTTAATACAAATTCTACAAGATTTACTTATGCATTTAAGGTTGGGTTAGGTATAGCTATAGCCGGGTTTATAAAAGATTTTTTCCATTTAAGTGAAGGAAGATGGATAATGTTTACTGTATTTGCTCTTATTCAACCGTACTCTGAAATGTGTATCACAAAATCAAAGAAGAGAATAGTCGGAACTATAGTAGGTTGTTTTATTGTATTTATTCTATTTTCTATATTTAAAGAAAAAAGTATACGAGGAATTATTATAATTTTAGCGGGATACACTAGTTCTTATACTAAGGATTACAGAGATTTAATGATATGTAATACTATATCTGCAATAGGTGCTATTTGTGCTTTTGGGCCTCCTCAAATATTTATATTAAATAGATTTTTATTTGTTATTTTAGGTATGTTTATTGCTTTAATAATAAACAAATTAATACTTCCATACAATGCTAAAAATGGATATAAATCTTTAATAAATATGTATAAAGAGGTTATATCAGAAATGTCTTTAGAAATCCAACTTTGTGTTAAAGATCAAAGTAACTTACACAAAGTTAAAAATTTAGTGCTAATATCAACTTTAATAGAAGACAAAATTATATCAATGCAAGATTTAGTTAAAGATTCAAACCATAATAATTTATTAAGAGATAAAAAAATTATGATGTCTAATATGTATAGTTTATATTTAAAGTTAAAATCTACAAAAGATAAATATGATGTTGAATCTGTTATAACTAATCCAGAAAATGCAATTACATTAGAAAAAGCTAAAGATATGGTTATTGATAATATAAATTCTTCTAATGATAAAGATAATAAAATAGTTTACAAAAATTTATTATATATATTAGAAAACAATGAAGATACAAAATCTTATGCATAG
- a CDS encoding ABC transporter ATP-binding protein — MKNMLSVENIEKYYGNKDNITKAIDNISFNVFEGEFVGIMGPSGSGKTTLLNCISTIDNVSSGNIIINNQDINRLKSKQLDKFRQNELGFIFQDFNLLDTLTAYENIALALTIKGEESSLIDEKIKEVAKYLEIEKILSKYPYQMSGGQKQRVASARAIVTKPSLVLADEPTGALDSKSARLLLERFESLNKDLKTTILMVTHDSFTASYAHRILFIKDGKIFNELVRGNDTRKEFFNRIMDVITLLGGDENVF, encoded by the coding sequence ATGAAAAATATGTTAAGCGTAGAGAATATAGAAAAATATTACGGAAATAAAGATAATATAACTAAAGCGATAGATAATATAAGTTTTAATGTATTTGAAGGGGAATTTGTTGGAATAATGGGCCCTAGTGGTAGTGGAAAAACAACGCTACTTAACTGTATATCTACAATAGATAATGTTTCAAGTGGAAATATAATAATAAATAACCAAGATATAAATAGGCTTAAATCAAAACAACTAGATAAATTTAGACAAAATGAATTAGGATTTATATTCCAAGATTTTAATTTATTAGATACATTAACTGCTTATGAAAATATAGCATTAGCCCTTACTATTAAAGGTGAAGAAAGCTCTTTAATAGATGAAAAAATAAAAGAAGTAGCAAAATATCTTGAAATAGAAAAAATACTTAGCAAATATCCATATCAAATGTCTGGGGGACAAAAACAAAGAGTAGCTTCAGCTAGAGCTATAGTTACTAAGCCATCATTAGTATTAGCAGATGAACCGACAGGAGCACTTGATTCTAAATCTGCAAGATTATTACTTGAAAGGTTTGAAAGTTTAAATAAAGATTTAAAAACAACAATACTAATGGTAACTCATGATTCTTTTACTGCAAGTTATGCTCATAGAATTCTATTTATAAAAGATGGTAAGATATTTAACGAGTTGGTTAGAGGGAATGATACTAGAAAAGAATTTTTCAATAGAATAATGGATGTGATCACCTTACTCGGAGGCGATGAGAATGTATTTTAA
- a CDS encoding response regulator transcription factor — MRILVVEDNTVLADTIKEELSRNVNLDVEVLNNGEDALYDIERSIYDIIILDIMLPDLSGIEILRIIRNKGIKTPVIILTAKEELDDKVGAFSIGANDYVTKPFYMEELVARVYAVLRTTGSISNENILEFKDLKMNLDSRTVYIGNQEIELYKKQFDILEYFLMNKKQVLLKEQIYDRIWGIDCDIPIEIVEVHISGLRKNLLSSGYNKYIKTKRGIGYIFDDE, encoded by the coding sequence ATGAGAATTTTAGTTGTTGAAGATAATACTGTATTAGCAGATACAATAAAAGAAGAATTATCTAGAAATGTTAACTTAGATGTTGAAGTTTTAAATAATGGAGAAGACGCTCTTTATGATATTGAAAGAAGTATATATGACATAATAATACTAGATATAATGTTACCTGATTTAAGCGGAATTGAGATACTAAGGATTATAAGAAATAAAGGTATAAAAACACCTGTTATAATACTTACAGCAAAAGAAGAACTTGATGATAAAGTTGGGGCATTTTCAATTGGAGCTAATGACTATGTTACAAAACCTTTTTATATGGAAGAATTAGTTGCTAGAGTATATGCAGTTCTTAGAACTACAGGGTCTATATCGAATGAAAATATATTAGAATTTAAGGATTTGAAAATGAATTTGGATTCTAGAACAGTTTACATAGGCAATCAAGAAATAGAATTATATAAAAAGCAGTTTGATATACTTGAATATTTTTTAATGAATAAAAAACAAGTTTTACTAAAAGAACAAATATATGATAGGATATGGGGGATAGATTGCGATATACCAATTGAAATAGTGGAAGTACATATTAGTGGACTTAGAAAAAATTTACTATCTAGTGGTTATAATAAATATATAAAAACTAAAAGAGGAATAGGATATATATTTGATGATGAATAA
- a CDS encoding sensor histidine kinase, protein MMNKNILKKTRKKLTTINTLVVGIIFILFTIFIYQYFYNLTYKSIDKELYMQSKKFTHDINRGSLEFNRELPPDTVLRGTMIYISKNGELLKSFPENMSNYIRPFSLSEDLKDGITIYKYNGHSFRQIKINYNLYTIEIIKIVDTEEMLLNQLKFVLIISIILASITVYFISKFLTKKSLKPIEESWKNQELFVQDASHELRTPLTIIFSKIESIIKRPKNSVEEEMNNLVIVMKEVRRLSKLVSDLLKLTKEDAIITINKSKTNIIDIIGDILIQYEDICQLQSKNLNFNYDLKDQSIYTDKEKLKQILIILIDNAIKYTKEDDYIIVRLSEEGSNIKIEVADSGIGIKEEELPLIFNRFYRASSHRESNKEGSGIGLSIAKILIGNLNGKIAVSSKYKTGSIFSIYIPKK, encoded by the coding sequence ATGATGAATAAAAATATATTAAAAAAAACAAGAAAAAAACTTACAACGATTAATACCTTAGTTGTTGGAATTATATTTATATTATTCACTATATTTATATATCAATACTTTTATAATTTAACCTATAAAAGTATTGATAAAGAACTTTATATGCAGTCTAAAAAGTTTACACATGATATAAATAGAGGAAGTTTAGAATTTAATAGAGAGTTACCACCAGATACAGTGTTAAGGGGAACAATGATTTATATATCAAAGAATGGAGAACTTTTAAAATCTTTTCCAGAGAATATGTCAAATTATATACGACCATTTAGTTTAAGCGAAGATTTAAAAGATGGAATAACTATATATAAATATAATGGACATAGCTTTAGGCAAATAAAAATTAATTATAATTTATACACTATAGAAATAATAAAAATAGTAGATACTGAAGAAATGCTTTTAAATCAATTAAAATTTGTACTTATTATTTCAATTATACTAGCCTCAATAACTGTCTATTTTATAAGTAAATTTCTAACTAAGAAATCATTAAAGCCTATAGAGGAATCTTGGAAAAATCAAGAACTATTTGTACAAGATGCATCACATGAACTTAGAACTCCACTTACGATAATATTTTCAAAAATAGAAAGTATTATAAAAAGGCCTAAAAATAGTGTAGAAGAAGAAATGAATAATCTTGTTATAGTTATGAAAGAAGTACGAAGACTTAGTAAACTAGTATCTGATTTATTAAAATTAACTAAAGAGGATGCTATAATAACTATAAATAAGTCAAAAACTAATATTATTGATATAATAGGAGATATACTTATCCAATATGAAGATATATGCCAATTACAAAGTAAAAATCTAAATTTTAATTACGACTTAAAAGACCAAAGTATATACACAGATAAAGAAAAACTAAAACAGATACTTATAATACTTATAGACAATGCCATAAAATATACAAAAGAAGATGACTACATAATTGTAAGGTTATCTGAAGAAGGCTCAAATATAAAAATAGAAGTAGCAGATAGTGGAATAGGTATAAAAGAAGAGGAATTACCTCTAATATTTAATAGATTTTATAGAGCTAGCTCTCATAGAGAATCAAACAAAGAGGGTTCTGGTATTGGGTTATCCATAGCAAAAATATTAATAGGTAACTTAAATGGCAAAATAGCTGTAAGTTCAAAATACAAAACAGGAAGTATTTTTAGTATATATATACCTAAAAAATAA
- a CDS encoding aminopeptidase P family protein, with protein MFESNRKNLVNNMKENSLLIMFAGDAPYRSADQKYKFTPNRNFYYLTGINDTKVILTILKTEKEVVETIFVQREDELMAKWIGRAISKNEASEVSKIKTIKYLDEFDSIVSSYINRLGINKIYLDLERQSMDIPSTQPQDMANILRTKYPYLKIKNIYPKIIKLRTVKNDYELEKIKKAIDITKSGIEAMAKNIKPNMHEYEVEAYFDFEIKRLGASSHAFNTICASGKNATVLHYEDNNQVMKDGDLILFDLGAEFDYYCADISRTIPVNGKFTDRQKQIYSIVLSALKAVEEEAKPGLTLKDLNDVAKKVLSKGCMDIGLIDKEEELSKYYFHSVSHSLGLDTHDVWSADNKLEKGAIITNEPGLYIEEEGIGIRLENDLLIVEDGCINLSKHIPIEIDDIENLMN; from the coding sequence ATGTTTGAATCAAACCGTAAAAATTTAGTTAATAATATGAAAGAAAACTCACTTCTTATAATGTTTGCAGGTGATGCACCTTATAGAAGTGCGGATCAAAAGTATAAATTTACGCCAAATAGAAATTTTTATTATTTAACGGGAATAAATGATACTAAGGTTATATTAACTATATTAAAGACAGAAAAAGAAGTAGTTGAAACTATATTTGTTCAAAGAGAAGATGAACTTATGGCAAAATGGATAGGAAGAGCTATAAGTAAAAATGAAGCAAGTGAAGTAAGCAAAATAAAAACTATTAAATACTTAGACGAATTTGACAGCATAGTTTCATCATATATAAATAGATTAGGCATAAATAAAATATACCTTGACCTTGAAAGACAATCTATGGATATTCCATCAACACAACCTCAAGATATGGCAAACATATTAAGAACTAAGTATCCATATTTAAAAATTAAAAATATATATCCTAAAATAATTAAGCTTAGAACTGTTAAAAACGATTATGAATTGGAGAAAATAAAAAAAGCTATAGATATAACTAAAAGTGGTATAGAAGCTATGGCTAAAAATATTAAACCTAATATGCATGAATATGAAGTTGAAGCATATTTTGATTTTGAAATAAAAAGATTAGGAGCTTCTAGTCATGCATTTAATACTATTTGTGCTTCAGGAAAAAATGCTACAGTACTTCACTATGAAGATAATAATCAGGTTATGAAAGATGGAGATTTAATACTATTTGACCTAGGAGCAGAATTTGATTATTACTGTGCTGATATATCAAGAACTATTCCTGTTAATGGTAAGTTTACAGATAGACAAAAACAAATATATTCTATAGTATTATCAGCTTTAAAAGCTGTAGAAGAAGAAGCTAAACCAGGATTGACATTAAAAGATTTAAATGATGTTGCTAAAAAAGTATTATCAAAAGGATGTATGGATATAGGACTTATTGATAAAGAAGAAGAATTATCTAAATATTATTTCCATTCAGTAAGTCATTCTTTAGGTCTTGATACTCATGATGTTTGGAGTGCTGATAATAAGCTGGAAAAAGGAGCAATAATAACCAATGAACCAGGACTTTATATAGAAGAAGAAGGTATAGGTATAAGACTTGAAAATGATTTATTAATAGTTGAAGATGGATGTATTAATTTATCTAAGCATATACCTATAGAGATAGATGATATAGAAAATTTAATGAATTGA
- a CDS encoding FtsX-like permease family protein, translated as MYFKIAFGNVKKSFKDYSIYFLTLTLAVSVFYSFNSIESQKALLELNKSTASYIDILSDLIGVLSIFVSVILGSLILYANNFLIKKRKKELGIYMTLGMGKSKISKILVLETIIVGIASLISGMLIGFIISQGLSAFTSNLFDINMSEYKFMISTSAIMKTIIYFGIIFLLVMIFNSVVISKYKIIDLLTANHKNESIKLKNPLVYLITFILCILTLGFSYKFVIDVGLDIKNPKFIVSIVFGIISTVLFFYSLAGSLLYIVKKNKNIYFKDLNIFIVKQLNSKINTNFISISVICLMLFLTIGILSTGISFKNALESSLKNTTPFDASAIMYVTKGEKIQSIKDALDALDFKFDKSDAYVYYDIYNSNLTLNDIFEKDITKSDRKTLNTIVKQNIEFIKISDYNNIRKLDGKNSVDLENNKIILMSNNNTILNIVDKFLKRNNDIKINGENYTIQNKKVLTEALHSTGIADNFLTLVVEDNLTNNLPIQSSNLNINFKDDYKNSEEKFSKLFKKYKENKLSYDKFGFINGSTKEEIYANNKGSVTIILFSVIYLGIVFLISSMAVLALQQLSEASESIDRYKALKKIGANDKMINKSIFVQTLIYFSLPVSLAFIHSIIGIKVVSEFIAMYDKPDIGGSSLMTAIIFLIIYIGYFYATYTGYKNIVKSS; from the coding sequence ATGTATTTTAAAATTGCTTTTGGAAATGTAAAAAAAAGCTTTAAAGATTATAGTATATATTTTTTAACCTTAACACTTGCAGTTAGTGTATTTTACAGTTTTAACTCTATAGAATCCCAAAAAGCTTTACTTGAATTAAATAAGTCAACGGCTAGTTATATTGATATATTATCGGATTTAATAGGAGTATTATCTATATTTGTTTCTGTTATATTAGGAAGTTTAATATTGTATGCCAATAATTTTCTAATAAAAAAACGCAAAAAAGAACTAGGTATATATATGACACTAGGTATGGGTAAATCTAAAATATCTAAAATTTTAGTGCTTGAAACGATTATAGTAGGAATTGCTTCGTTAATTAGTGGTATGTTAATTGGATTTATTATTAGCCAAGGATTATCGGCATTTACATCTAATTTATTTGATATAAATATGAGTGAGTATAAATTTATGATTTCAACAAGTGCAATTATGAAAACTATAATTTACTTTGGAATAATATTTTTACTAGTTATGATATTTAATAGTGTAGTAATATCTAAATATAAAATAATAGATTTATTGACAGCAAACCATAAAAATGAAAGTATAAAACTTAAGAATCCATTAGTATATTTAATAACTTTTATATTATGTATTTTAACTTTAGGATTTTCTTATAAATTTGTTATCGATGTAGGATTAGATATAAAAAATCCTAAATTTATTGTATCGATAGTTTTTGGTATTATAAGTACAGTACTATTTTTCTATAGCTTGGCAGGATCTTTACTTTATATAGTTAAAAAGAATAAAAATATTTATTTTAAAGATTTAAATATTTTTATAGTTAAACAATTAAATAGTAAAATTAATACAAACTTTATATCTATATCAGTAATATGTTTGATGTTATTTTTAACTATAGGGATATTATCCACAGGTATAAGCTTTAAAAATGCCTTAGAAAGTAGCTTGAAAAATACTACACCTTTTGATGCAAGTGCAATTATGTATGTAACTAAAGGTGAGAAGATACAAAGTATAAAAGATGCTTTAGATGCTCTTGATTTTAAATTTGATAAATCAGATGCATATGTATACTATGATATCTATAATTCAAATCTTACACTAAATGATATATTTGAAAAAGATATAACTAAATCAGATAGAAAAACATTAAATACAATAGTTAAACAAAATATAGAATTTATAAAAATCTCAGATTATAATAATATAAGAAAATTAGATGGTAAAAATTCAGTTGATTTAGAAAACAATAAAATTATATTAATGTCAAATAACAATACTATATTAAATATAGTAGATAAGTTTTTGAAAAGAAACAATGATATAAAAATAAATGGAGAAAATTATACTATACAAAACAAAAAAGTTTTAACAGAGGCTCTTCATTCCACAGGTATAGCAGACAATTTTTTAACTTTAGTAGTTGAGGATAATTTGACTAATAATTTACCGATTCAATCATCTAACTTAAATATTAACTTTAAAGATGATTATAAAAATTCAGAAGAAAAGTTCTCCAAATTATTTAAAAAATATAAAGAGAATAAATTATCTTATGATAAGTTCGGATTTATAAATGGATCTACTAAAGAAGAGATATATGCAAATAATAAAGGGTCGGTTACTATAATATTATTTTCAGTAATATATTTGGGAATAGTCTTTTTAATATCTAGTATGGCAGTTTTAGCTCTTCAACAACTATCAGAAGCTAGTGAGAGTATAGATAGATATAAAGCTCTTAAGAAGATAGGAGCAAATGATAAGATGATAAATAAAAGTATATTTGTCCAAACTTTAATATATTTTAGTTTGCCAGTATCACTTGCTTTTATACATTCTATTATAGGGATAAAAGTAGTTAGTGAATTTATAGCTATGTATGATAAACCAGATATAGGCGGGTCTTCATTAATGACAGCTATAATATTTTTGATAATATATATAGGATATTTTTATGCAACTTATACAGGATATAAGAATATAGTAAAAAGTTCATAA
- a CDS encoding AI-2E family transporter, giving the protein MKVDWNSKYTTISLYSFIVICCSIIFYRIVWDTSVFAGKISEIISILQPFIIGGVLAYLLNFILVFVEDKLLSKNKFKNLKPKSKRALGLLATYLVAFILIALFIQFVLPQLAESIMGLVNDIPTYVTNLSDLIATHTKDLNVDQEYLNLAVNKLTDFINYIIGLAAGLIPVLGEALRIVASSVWNILLGLIVSIYLLIDKENFCALSRKMVWALFNEKHAKRILELGERSNDTFGKFLSGKIIDSAIIGVLTFIVLTIFKMPYVLLISVIIGITNIIPFFGPFFGAIPATIIILFVSPVKALWFILIIIVIQQLDGNIIGPKILGDSIGISAFWILFSLLVAGKFLGLVGMIIGVPLFAIIYSVIKEVIEDKLDKKSLPINTNDYKKKNN; this is encoded by the coding sequence ATGAAAGTAGATTGGAACAGTAAATATACAACCATATCTCTGTATTCATTTATAGTTATTTGCTGTAGTATCATTTTCTATCGTATTGTTTGGGATACAAGTGTATTTGCAGGAAAAATAAGTGAAATAATTTCTATATTGCAGCCATTTATAATAGGAGGCGTATTAGCTTATTTATTAAATTTTATACTAGTATTTGTTGAGGACAAATTACTTAGTAAGAATAAATTTAAAAATCTTAAGCCTAAGAGTAAAAGAGCATTAGGGCTTTTAGCTACTTACTTAGTGGCCTTTATCCTAATAGCACTATTTATACAGTTTGTATTACCACAATTAGCAGAAAGTATTATGGGATTAGTTAATGATATTCCAACATATGTAACAAACTTATCTGATCTTATAGCTACACATACAAAAGACTTAAATGTAGATCAAGAGTATTTAAATTTAGCAGTTAATAAGCTTACTGATTTTATCAATTATATAATAGGTCTTGCAGCAGGTTTAATTCCTGTACTAGGTGAAGCATTAAGAATAGTTGCTTCTAGTGTATGGAATATACTTTTAGGGCTTATTGTTTCTATTTATTTACTTATTGATAAAGAGAATTTTTGTGCGTTAAGTAGAAAAATGGTATGGGCTTTATTTAATGAAAAACATGCAAAAAGAATATTAGAGTTGGGAGAAAGAAGTAATGATACATTTGGGAAGTTTTTAAGTGGTAAAATTATAGATTCTGCTATAATTGGAGTATTAACATTTATAGTACTGACTATATTTAAAATGCCATACGTACTATTAATATCAGTTATTATAGGTATAACTAATATTATTCCATTTTTTGGTCCATTTTTTGGAGCAATACCAGCAACTATAATAATATTATTTGTATCTCCAGTAAAAGCTTTATGGTTCATACTTATAATTATAGTTATTCAACAATTAGATGGTAATATAATAGGACCTAAAATATTAGGTGATTCTATCGGTATATCGGCTTTTTGGATATTATTCTCATTATTAGTTGCAGGAAAGTTTTTAGGTTTAGTTGGTATGATAATAGGGGTTCCTTTATTTGCTATAATATATTCTGTTATTAAGGAAGTAATAGAAGATAAATTAGATAAAAAAAGTTTACCTATTAATACAAATGATTATAAAAAGAAAAATAATTAA